One genomic segment of Fusobacterium mortiferum ATCC 9817 includes these proteins:
- a CDS encoding AAA family ATPase, whose amino-acid sequence MRFQLKNVGVISEADMLLDNITLIAAENDSGKSTIGKALFTLINTMNYFEDEYISTVNKMLEVTHYGLVKLIEQEEEIYSKKIIKNLLENNFIFITKTEINNLKKYLEDILNETIKYKKKIFIDDKILQKIEVNIKELNKYVDKDNDIKKLLSLEKSLKEFLEALFKVFNETLDYNLIEKESFQKALKEEFETGIRNIFEDKEESSLILEDENSSIEIKLLNDEVVETKLPIRELRNNYNIIYIESPLIIDYLDKICSEKERKIDDKNYILKENLMNKLEFNIVDNLLGKEKEIEKINKQIVEIISGEFTFDKQTRKYNYKKNGYNINVKNTANGIKTFGLIEMLLNNRRLNEKTILIIDEPEVHLHPNWQVKYAEILVILAMNLKVKILLNSHSPYFIDAIKIYSEKYRCNTRFYSMVDSNERTSKILLDKTNELSFIYKKLTEAYEILKQVEFSDV is encoded by the coding sequence ATGAGATTTCAATTAAAAAATGTTGGAGTTATCTCTGAAGCAGATATGTTATTAGATAATATAACTTTGATAGCAGCTGAAAATGACAGTGGAAAGAGTACAATAGGGAAAGCACTATTTACTTTAATAAATACAATGAATTATTTTGAAGATGAATATATTTCAACTGTAAATAAAATGCTTGAAGTTACACATTATGGATTAGTTAAATTAATTGAGCAAGAAGAAGAGATTTATTCTAAAAAAATTATAAAAAATCTATTAGAAAATAATTTTATATTTATAACAAAGACAGAAATAAATAATTTAAAAAAATACTTAGAAGACATATTAAATGAAACAATAAAATATAAGAAAAAAATTTTTATAGATGATAAAATTTTACAAAAAATTGAAGTAAATATAAAAGAATTAAATAAATATGTTGATAAAGATAATGATATAAAAAAACTCTTGAGTTTAGAAAAATCCTTAAAAGAGTTTTTAGAAGCATTATTTAAAGTTTTTAACGAAACTTTAGATTATAATTTAATTGAAAAAGAATCTTTTCAAAAAGCACTTAAAGAGGAATTTGAAACAGGAATTAGAAATATATTTGAAGATAAAGAGGAGTCATCATTAATATTAGAAGATGAAAATAGCTCAATAGAGATAAAATTACTTAATGATGAAGTAGTAGAAACAAAGCTTCCAATAAGAGAGTTGAGAAATAACTATAATATAATATATATAGAGTCTCCTCTTATAATAGATTATTTAGATAAAATTTGTAGTGAAAAAGAGAGAAAAATAGATGATAAAAACTATATTTTAAAAGAAAATTTGATGAATAAACTTGAGTTTAATATAGTTGATAATCTTTTAGGAAAAGAGAAAGAGATAGAAAAAATAAATAAACAGATAGTAGAGATAATATCTGGAGAATTTACTTTTGATAAACAAACTAGAAAATATAATTATAAGAAAAATGGATACAATATCAATGTAAAAAATACAGCTAATGGAATAAAAACTTTTGGATTAATAGAGATGTTACTTAACAATAGAAGATTGAATGAAAAGACAATTTTGATTATAGATGAACCAGAGGTACATCTACATCCAAATTGGCAGGTTAAGTATGCAGAGATATTGGTAATCTTGGCTATGAATTTAAAAGTTAAAATTTTATTAAATTCTCATAGTCCTTATTTTATAGATGCTATAAAGATTTATTCTGAAAAATATAGATGTAATACTAGGTTTTATTCTATGGTGGATTCAAATGAAAGAACTTCAAAAATATTATTGGATAAAACAAATGAGTTAAGCTTTATATATAAAAAATTAACTGAAGCATATGAGATATTAAAACAAGTAGAATTCAGTGATGTGTAA
- a CDS encoding 3-oxoacid CoA-transferase subunit B yields MAELKGRSLIASRCAKFFKDGDFVNLGIGVPLMCVNYLPKGVDIWLEAEIGTVGSGPTPSWDDADIDIIDAGGMPASIISGGSIHDHTASFGFIRGGHIDIAVLGTLQVDQEGNIANWTIPGKLVPGMGGAMDLCSGVKRIIVATDHCEKNGAPKILKKCTLPLTGKNCVTDIVTERCYLQVTPEGLVLKELAPGYTVEDIIAATDAEIIVPDEIGVME; encoded by the coding sequence ATGGCTGAATTAAAAGGACGTTCACTAATTGCTTCTCGTTGTGCAAAATTTTTTAAAGATGGAGACTTTGTAAATTTAGGAATTGGAGTTCCTCTAATGTGTGTTAACTACCTTCCTAAAGGAGTAGATATATGGCTTGAAGCTGAAATAGGTACTGTTGGTAGTGGTCCTACTCCTAGCTGGGATGATGCTGATATAGATATTATTGATGCTGGTGGTATGCCCGCCTCTATAATTTCTGGTGGTAGTATTCATGACCATACTGCTAGCTTTGGATTTATTCGTGGTGGACATATTGATATTGCTGTTCTTGGTACTCTTCAAGTAGATCAAGAGGGAAATATCGCCAACTGGACTATACCTGGAAAATTAGTTCCTGGTATGGGAGGAGCTATGGATTTATGTTCTGGTGTAAAACGTATAATTGTTGCTACTGACCATTGTGAAAAAAATGGTGCTCCTAAAATTTTAAAAAAATGTACACTTCCATTAACTGGAAAAAATTGTGTAACTGATATTGTAACTGAAAGATGTTATCTTCAAGTTACTCCAGAAGGATTGGTTCTTAAAGAGCTTGCTCCTGGTTACACAGTTGAAGATATTATTGCAGCTACTGATGCAGAAATTATTGTTCCAGATGAAATAGGAGTTATGGAATAA
- a CDS encoding glycosyltransferase family 9 protein, translating into MKILVVRFRQIGDSILAAPICTTLKQTFPDAQVDYVVYEHIAPIFEKHQGIDNVIKITKEEQKNPFKYIKKVWQVTRNHYDIVIDIMSTPKSELFTLFSRGAKYRIGRAKKKRGYTYTHKIEEPTGTKNKVDKFLRMLKPLEQEYDVKYTEDFSIHISEDEKMYMRDKMIKAGVDFSKPVFAFAINARVPAKVFNIDKMLEITRRIIADIDPQIIFYYSPAEKEFALKAHERLGHDPHIFTNIETKDIRELAMLLKNCDMFFGNEGGPRHLAQAVGTPSFIVQRPNLDIKEWIVEDERHQGVGPLDVDPDAYSKYSAKEQEDLVMPDLVVERFEEFYNKCIKR; encoded by the coding sequence GTGAAAATATTAGTAGTTAGATTTAGACAGATAGGGGATTCTATCTTAGCAGCTCCAATATGTACTACACTTAAGCAGACTTTTCCAGATGCACAGGTAGACTATGTAGTGTATGAGCATATAGCTCCTATATTTGAGAAACATCAAGGCATAGATAATGTAATAAAAATAACTAAAGAGGAGCAGAAAAATCCTTTTAAATATATAAAAAAGGTTTGGCAGGTTACTAGAAATCATTATGATATAGTGATAGATATAATGTCTACTCCTAAAAGTGAATTATTTACACTATTTTCTAGGGGAGCTAAATATAGAATAGGAAGAGCTAAGAAAAAAAGAGGTTATACATATACTCATAAGATTGAGGAGCCAACAGGAACAAAAAATAAAGTAGATAAATTTTTAAGAATGTTAAAACCTTTAGAGCAAGAGTATGATGTAAAATATACAGAGGATTTTTCTATACATATATCGGAAGATGAAAAAATGTATATGAGAGATAAGATGATAAAAGCTGGTGTGGATTTTTCTAAGCCAGTATTTGCTTTTGCTATCAATGCTAGAGTTCCTGCTAAGGTGTTTAATATAGATAAGATGTTAGAGATAACTAGAAGAATAATAGCTGATATTGACCCACAAATAATTTTTTACTACTCTCCAGCAGAAAAAGAGTTTGCTTTAAAGGCTCATGAAAGATTAGGGCATGATCCTCATATATTTACTAATATAGAGACTAAAGATATAAGAGAGTTAGCAATGCTACTTAAAAATTGTGATATGTTCTTTGGAAATGAAGGAGGACCTAGACACCTAGCTCAAGCAGTAGGAACACCTAGCTTTATAGTACAAAGACCTAATCTTGATATAAAGGAATGGATAGTAGAAGATGAAAGACATCAAGGAGTAGGACCATTAGATGTAGACCCTGATGCATATAGTAAATACTCTGCTAAAGAGCAAGAGGATTTAGTAATGCCAGATTTAGTAGTAGAGAGATTTGAAGAGTTCTATAATAAATGTATAAAAAGATAA
- a CDS encoding glycosyltransferase — MEKKRILFYNGQLFMGGIERVLISYLQGLAKEKDLEITVLIKENDPEKNIFFKDIPKNLPVIFIKTEEMVKFRNKVKNNKKNIFCRLLYPLLLSYERIYMKKWLKKFMQENKEKFDIVIDFDMSLGKYLDVIPLPKIGWVHYNLSSKKGKKKVRLSERLKKYDKIVNICDEMLQEMIQIFDVPKDRLYRLYNPFDIDIVKKNMEAEVESEDEKFLKNEYMVAVSRLAKGKGREDLIDIYYNLKNKGIKDKLYIIGDGPQKSELEEKIKELNLEKDVLLLGQKKNPFPWMKNAKLFLHTSYGEGLPTVFLESMICGTAVIAYDCPTGPKDILGKNEYGILVKNGDKKSFEEEIINLLDDENRKKYMLDKFMKEKIKEFDVKYIVEQFKKLINFGDEE; from the coding sequence ATGGAAAAGAAAAGAATATTGTTTTATAATGGACAGCTATTTATGGGAGGAATAGAGAGAGTATTAATTTCATATTTACAAGGTTTAGCAAAAGAAAAAGATTTAGAAATAACAGTTTTAATAAAAGAAAATGATCCAGAAAAAAATATATTTTTTAAAGATATCCCTAAAAATTTACCAGTTATATTTATAAAAACAGAGGAAATGGTTAAATTTAGAAATAAGGTAAAGAATAATAAGAAAAATATTTTTTGTAGATTACTATATCCATTACTTTTAAGCTATGAAAGAATATATATGAAAAAATGGTTAAAAAAATTTATGCAAGAAAATAAAGAGAAGTTTGATATAGTAATAGATTTTGATATGAGTTTAGGAAAATATCTAGATGTAATACCATTACCTAAAATAGGATGGGTTCATTATAATCTTTCAAGTAAAAAAGGTAAGAAAAAAGTAAGATTAAGTGAGAGATTAAAAAAATATGATAAGATTGTTAATATTTGTGATGAGATGTTGCAAGAGATGATTCAAATATTTGATGTACCAAAAGATAGACTATATAGATTATATAATCCTTTTGATATAGATATAGTAAAAAAGAATATGGAAGCTGAAGTTGAATCAGAGGATGAAAAATTTTTAAAAAATGAATATATGGTAGCAGTATCTAGACTAGCAAAAGGAAAGGGAAGAGAAGATTTAATAGATATATATTATAATTTAAAAAATAAAGGAATAAAAGATAAGTTATATATAATAGGAGATGGACCACAAAAATCAGAGTTAGAAGAAAAAATAAAAGAGTTAAACCTTGAAAAAGATGTATTGCTATTGGGACAGAAAAAAAATCCATTTCCATGGATGAAGAATGCAAAACTCTTCTTACATACTTCATATGGAGAAGGTTTACCTACAGTATTTTTAGAAAGTATGATTTGTGGGACAGCTGTAATTGCCTATGATTGCCCAACAGGACCAAAAGATATTTTAGGTAAGAATGAATATGGAATCTTAGTAAAAAATGGAGATAAAAAAAGTTTTGAAGAAGAGATAATAAATTTATTAGATGATGAGAATAGAAAAAAATATATGTTAGATAAGTTTATGAAGGAAAAAATAAAAGAATTTGATGTAAAATATATAGTAGAGCAATTTAAAAAACTTATTAATTTTGGAGATGAAGAATGA
- a CDS encoding YegS/Rv2252/BmrU family lipid kinase, whose amino-acid sequence MKKIKFIYNPFSGDGVVTKNLDTIISKYQAKGYTIIPFRISTEQNLEETFSDIDSSYHHILGAGGDGTINQIINLMKEKNLDIPLAILPVGTANDFAKYIGMPADIGEACNKILSGEIREIDLGKANDKYFINVFSFGLFTDISQKTPTHQKNTLGKLAYYINGIKELPSLKKLDIKVTSDEFSYEGNALIFFTFNGRTAGNINISYKSEINDGLLDVIIVKGENILSTFLSLFEFLKLEHLEEPKDIIHFKSSDFVVKYLDSSLNSDIDGEVGPKSPVHISCIKNGLKIIY is encoded by the coding sequence ATGAAAAAAATTAAATTTATATACAATCCTTTTTCTGGAGATGGAGTAGTTACAAAGAATTTAGATACAATCATCAGTAAGTATCAAGCAAAAGGATATACTATCATTCCTTTTAGAATATCCACTGAGCAAAATTTAGAAGAAACTTTTTCTGACATAGATAGCTCTTACCATCATATCTTAGGAGCTGGTGGAGATGGAACTATCAATCAGATTATAAATTTAATGAAAGAGAAAAATTTAGATATTCCTCTTGCTATACTTCCTGTGGGAACTGCCAATGATTTTGCAAAATATATAGGTATGCCAGCAGATATAGGAGAAGCTTGTAATAAAATTCTTTCTGGAGAGATTAGAGAGATAGATTTAGGTAAAGCTAATGACAAATACTTTATAAATGTATTTAGCTTTGGACTTTTTACTGATATCTCACAAAAAACACCTACACATCAAAAAAATACTCTAGGAAAATTAGCTTATTACATCAACGGAATAAAAGAATTACCATCACTAAAAAAATTAGATATCAAAGTTACATCAGATGAGTTTTCTTATGAAGGAAATGCACTTATCTTCTTTACCTTCAATGGACGTACAGCAGGAAATATAAATATATCTTACAAAAGTGAAATAAATGATGGATTACTAGATGTTATCATAGTAAAGGGAGAGAATATTCTATCTACCTTCCTTTCACTTTTTGAGTTTTTAAAATTAGAACATCTAGAAGAACCAAAGGATATTATACATTTTAAAAGTTCAGACTTTGTTGTTAAATATCTTGATTCCTCGTTAAATAGTGATATAGATGGAGAGGTTGGTCCTAAATCTCCTGTTCATATTTCTTGTATTAAAAATGGATTGAAAATCATATACTAA
- a CDS encoding glycosyltransferase family 9 protein — MIRKINRVFQNFLRNQKVKIARLLWDKKEKVKIIKEDLIEKNGIDSIIIMRDDGKIGDMVVSSFIYREIKKQYPNIKIGVVTRKGATDIIKDNHYVDKIYEYKKDSSYLKNLANEIAKEKYDLLIDTSTILREKQIMFISKCDCKINLGVDKEGWQLFDISVPEEKNSHITKRFINILEVLGIKEIQSNYDIQISDEALVKVEKKIKEEENILEVSGKERVILNPYTASKHRNFNRKNIEKIIEILLKYRENELYLLGHGENKKEILEIKEKIKDKRVHYIELAGIQEVIALIKNCEMIISPDTSIVHIGVGLDKKVIAIYREDVIGNNGVLWGPNSDKAIQIFSKENKDDDINNFDMREIERAIS, encoded by the coding sequence ATGATTAGGAAAATAAATAGAGTATTTCAAAATTTTTTAAGAAATCAAAAAGTAAAAATAGCTAGGTTATTATGGGATAAAAAAGAAAAAGTGAAGATAATTAAAGAGGATCTAATAGAAAAAAATGGAATAGACTCTATTATAATAATGAGAGATGATGGAAAAATAGGGGATATGGTTGTAAGCAGCTTTATTTATCGAGAGATAAAAAAACAATATCCTAATATTAAAATAGGAGTAGTAACAAGAAAAGGTGCTACTGACATTATAAAAGATAACCATTATGTTGATAAAATTTATGAATATAAAAAAGATAGTAGTTATTTAAAAAATCTAGCTAATGAGATAGCTAAAGAAAAATATGATTTATTAATAGATACTTCTACTATCTTAAGAGAAAAACAGATAATGTTTATTAGCAAGTGTGACTGTAAAATAAATTTGGGAGTAGATAAAGAGGGGTGGCAATTATTTGATATAAGTGTACCAGAGGAAAAAAATTCTCATATAACTAAAAGATTTATAAATATTTTAGAAGTATTAGGAATAAAAGAGATACAAAGTAATTATGATATACAGATATCAGATGAAGCTCTGGTAAAGGTAGAGAAAAAAATAAAAGAAGAGGAAAATATACTTGAGGTAAGTGGAAAAGAAAGAGTTATATTAAATCCATATACTGCAAGTAAACATAGAAATTTTAATAGAAAAAATATAGAAAAGATTATAGAAATTCTTTTGAAATATAGAGAAAATGAATTATATTTGTTGGGACATGGAGAAAATAAAAAAGAGATATTAGAGATAAAAGAAAAGATAAAAGATAAAAGAGTACACTATATAGAATTAGCTGGAATACAAGAAGTAATAGCTTTGATAAAAAATTGTGAAATGATAATATCTCCAGATACTTCTATTGTACATATAGGAGTAGGGTTAGATAAAAAAGTGATAGCTATATATAGAGAAGATGTTATAGGAAACAATGGTGTATTGTGGGGACCAAATTCAGATAAGGCTATTCAAATTTTTTCAAAAGAGAATAAAGATGATGATATAAATAATTTTGATATGAGAGAAATAGAGAGAGCAATAAGTTAA
- a CDS encoding CoA transferase subunit A, which translates to MLSKIFSMEEILKKFHDGQTIMFGDWHGEFAADDIIEGILDKGVKDIHAIAVSAGMPDLGLGKLISAKRVKSLITTHIGLNPVAKDQMFAGELDIEFSPQGTFSERIRCGGYGLGGCLTPTGLGTDVEKGKQKLEINGKEYLLELPLRTDITLIKATKADKAGNISFRMNSRAISTEMAFAGDIVIVEAEELVEVGELGPSEIDVPAPLVDMIYVREGNTRHVCPYWQRLKQKAQEGGK; encoded by the coding sequence GTGTTATCGAAAATATTTTCTATGGAAGAGATACTTAAAAAATTTCACGATGGTCAAACTATAATGTTTGGAGATTGGCATGGAGAATTTGCTGCTGACGATATTATTGAAGGAATATTAGATAAAGGTGTTAAAGATATTCATGCAATTGCTGTTTCTGCTGGTATGCCAGATCTTGGGCTTGGAAAATTAATCAGTGCTAAAAGAGTTAAATCTCTTATCACAACACATATTGGTCTAAATCCTGTAGCAAAAGACCAGATGTTTGCTGGAGAATTAGATATTGAGTTCAGTCCTCAAGGAACATTTTCTGAAAGAATTCGTTGTGGTGGTTATGGATTAGGAGGATGTTTAACTCCTACTGGACTTGGAACAGATGTTGAAAAAGGAAAACAAAAATTAGAAATCAATGGAAAAGAATATCTATTAGAGTTACCTCTAAGAACAGATATAACTTTAATAAAAGCTACTAAAGCTGATAAAGCTGGAAACATATCTTTTAGAATGAATTCTAGAGCTATCAGTACTGAGATGGCTTTTGCTGGAGATATTGTTATAGTAGAAGCTGAAGAATTAGTTGAAGTAGGAGAATTAGGTCCTAGTGAAATTGATGTCCCAGCTCCATTAGTTGATATGATTTATGTAAGAGAGGGTAATACTAGACATGTATGTCCTTATTGGCAAAGGTTAAAACAAAAAGCTCAAGAAGGAGGTAAATAA
- the murI gene encoding glutamate racemase: MKLEKQSIGVFDSGVGGTTVLKEILSILPNENIFYYGDSKNSPYGQKSAEEIRELCYKILDFFIANECKAVVVACNTATAAALDSLKNRYSIPIIGVIDAGVKRALKVSSNNKINILATPFTVSSKAYITKFNKISKNISVTQEGCPEFCTMIETGWETHKDRYELLKNHIDNLSKKADTLILGCTHYPIIREDIEKYFSGKIVDPARETALELYSLLKLSDSLNTSDKKGRVDFFVSGNKERFKKIAEKFLGFEIKNIYSV; the protein is encoded by the coding sequence TTGAAATTAGAAAAACAGAGTATAGGAGTTTTTGATTCTGGGGTAGGAGGTACTACCGTTCTAAAAGAGATATTGAGTATTCTTCCCAATGAAAATATATTTTATTATGGTGATAGTAAAAATTCTCCTTACGGACAAAAAAGTGCAGAAGAGATTAGAGAATTATGTTATAAGATATTAGATTTTTTTATAGCTAATGAATGTAAAGCAGTAGTGGTGGCTTGTAATACAGCTACCGCTGCTGCTTTAGACAGTTTAAAAAATAGATACTCAATTCCTATTATTGGAGTTATTGATGCTGGAGTAAAGAGAGCTTTAAAAGTTTCAAGCAATAATAAGATAAATATTTTAGCTACACCTTTTACAGTTTCATCTAAAGCCTATATTACAAAATTTAATAAAATTTCTAAAAATATCTCTGTAACTCAAGAGGGATGCCCAGAATTTTGTACTATGATAGAAACAGGTTGGGAAACACACAAAGATAGATATGAGCTTCTTAAAAATCATATTGATAATCTTTCAAAGAAGGCTGATACTCTTATTTTAGGATGTACTCACTACCCTATTATTAGAGAAGATATTGAAAAATATTTTTCTGGTAAGATTGTAGATCCAGCTAGAGAAACAGCTTTAGAGCTATATTCTTTACTAAAGTTAAGTGATAGTCTAAATACCTCTGATAAAAAAGGAAGAGTTGATTTCTTTGTAAGTGGTAATAAAGAAAGATTTAAAAAGATAGCAGAAAAGTTTTTAGGATTTGAGATAAAAAATATATATTCAGTATAA
- the gltS gene encoding sodium/glutamate symporter — protein sequence MFEYTFNMAETLAIAVILLLLGKGIKKRVPILERFFIPAPVIGGTLFSIFMLIGHNTGTFTFNFDSILKDFLMVIFFTTIGFSASFELLKKGGVGVALFLAAATILVIIQDVVGVFLAKAFNLHPYIGLAAGSIPLTGGHGTSGAFGPVLEEAGAAGAFSVAIASATFGLVAGCLIGGPVAKRLLQKYNLKAKTTDEETGNSTIKLESDNPISEGTLFDSVVVISLAMGIGACIPVFSKKLGLVLPGYLGPMVIAAIIRNIADAQKKTLPMKEISIIGSISLSLFLSMALMSMKLWELAALALPLIVILLIQTVIMALFAYHITFRIMGKDYDAAVLATGHCGFGLGATPNAMANMETFTSVNGFSAKAFFVLPLVGSLFIDFVNASIITFFMNIFK from the coding sequence ATGTTTGAGTACACATTTAATATGGCAGAAACTCTTGCTATTGCAGTAATCTTATTATTATTAGGAAAAGGAATTAAGAAAAGAGTTCCTATCTTAGAGAGATTTTTTATTCCAGCTCCTGTTATAGGTGGAACTCTATTTTCTATTTTTATGTTAATAGGTCATAATACTGGAACTTTTACTTTTAACTTTGACAGTATTTTAAAAGATTTTTTAATGGTTATATTCTTTACTACTATAGGATTCTCAGCTAGTTTTGAACTCCTGAAAAAAGGTGGAGTAGGAGTTGCTCTATTCTTAGCTGCTGCTACTATTTTAGTTATTATTCAAGATGTAGTTGGTGTTTTCTTAGCTAAAGCTTTTAATTTACATCCATATATTGGACTTGCTGCTGGTTCTATTCCATTGACTGGAGGACATGGAACTTCTGGAGCTTTTGGTCCTGTACTTGAAGAGGCTGGAGCAGCTGGTGCTTTTTCAGTAGCTATTGCTTCTGCTACATTTGGACTAGTTGCTGGATGTTTAATAGGTGGACCTGTAGCTAAAAGACTTCTACAAAAGTACAATTTAAAAGCTAAGACAACTGATGAAGAAACTGGAAACTCTACTATTAAGCTAGAATCTGACAATCCTATTTCTGAAGGAACTCTCTTTGATTCTGTAGTAGTTATATCTTTAGCAATGGGTATTGGTGCTTGTATTCCAGTATTTAGTAAGAAACTTGGATTAGTTTTACCTGGATATCTTGGACCTATGGTTATCGCTGCTATAATTAGAAATATAGCAGATGCTCAAAAGAAAACTCTACCAATGAAAGAGATCTCTATAATTGGAAGTATATCTCTATCATTGTTCTTATCTATGGCTTTGATGTCAATGAAATTATGGGAATTAGCTGCACTAGCTTTACCATTAATAGTTATCTTACTTATCCAAACTGTTATCATGGCACTTTTTGCTTACCATATAACATTTAGAATAATGGGAAAAGATTATGATGCTGCTGTTCTTGCTACTGGACACTGTGGATTTGGATTAGGAGCTACTCCTAATGCTATGGCAAATATGGAAACTTTCACATCTGTCAATGGATTTTCAGCTAAGGCTTTCTTTGTATTGCCATTAGTTGGTTCTCTATTTATAGACTTTGTGAATGCTTCTATAATTACATTCTTTATGAATATTTTTAAATAA
- a CDS encoding enoyl-CoA hydratase/isomerase family protein, with protein sequence MELQKLIYTVEDGIGIVTMNFLKNLNAIDEQMADELMYVVDKAEKDPNVKVLVIKSAGKAFSAGGDIGYFYKLIQAGGEVNMDGLIAKVGVVADGLKKMSKMVITSVSGAAAGAGVSLALGGDFMICAEDAKFLLAFVNLGLVPDTGVTYLLSKAIGTSRTMELAATGRPMGAEEAKELGLAYKVVPVEELEEVTMKFAKKLAAGPLISYKNIKKQIYDANYSDYKKWLAETEIPTQRECAASMDFQEGCKAFMEKRKAIFEGK encoded by the coding sequence ATGGAATTACAAAAACTAATTTATACTGTTGAAGATGGTATTGGAATAGTTACAATGAATTTTTTAAAAAATCTTAATGCTATTGATGAACAGATGGCAGATGAATTGATGTATGTAGTAGATAAAGCTGAAAAAGATCCTAATGTTAAAGTTCTTGTAATCAAAAGTGCTGGTAAAGCTTTTTCTGCTGGTGGAGATATTGGATATTTTTATAAATTAATACAAGCTGGTGGGGAAGTAAATATGGACGGTCTAATTGCAAAGGTTGGTGTTGTTGCAGACGGACTTAAAAAAATGAGTAAAATGGTTATCACTTCTGTATCAGGAGCAGCTGCAGGAGCTGGAGTTAGTTTAGCTCTTGGTGGAGATTTTATGATTTGTGCTGAAGATGCAAAATTTTTATTAGCCTTTGTAAATTTAGGACTTGTACCTGATACTGGTGTAACATATCTACTTTCTAAAGCTATTGGAACTTCTCGTACAATGGAATTAGCTGCTACTGGTAGACCTATGGGAGCAGAAGAAGCAAAAGAACTTGGATTAGCATATAAAGTTGTTCCTGTTGAAGAATTAGAAGAAGTCACTATGAAATTTGCTAAAAAACTAGCTGCTGGTCCACTTATCTCTTATAAAAATATTAAAAAACAAATTTATGATGCTAACTACTCTGATTATAAGAAATGGCTTGCTGAAACTGAGATTCCTACACAGAGAGAGTGTGCAGCTTCTATGGATTTCCAAGAAGGATGTAAAGCATTTATGGAAAAAAGAAAAGCTATTTTTGAAGGAAAATAA